One segment of Ipomoea triloba cultivar NCNSP0323 chromosome 12, ASM357664v1 DNA contains the following:
- the LOC115999316 gene encoding uncharacterized protein LOC115999316 yields the protein MKALTGSPSLKVGCLEKERWKLFWSQRPEICFLGLPGGRRSGKFSCLSSFERKNIRPIFAASSDLSSSASNSQTEFQCEEMESTSTDDFKTARVKFQLQRQCSFGQHFWVVGDDPILGSWDPSNAVPLTWSDGHVWTVEMDFPCGKSINYKFILKGAGNAILWQPGPDRVLDVWETSNTVTVCEDWDNIELRKIMEEELLAGERGESPTDTEVLIAENSIQERIDTDANANEPVQIVAENITGADEDVNASNASGSSSNDATYIEETVTSGPTDFGKSGTAVHGGNLSSNGEARLDFDEGLAILVPGLHQVLSVETEAMPSNEIQVETVAENSLGPREAEEFKLQEERLEVTANI from the exons ATGAAGGCCTTAACCGGGTCACCATCTCTGAAAGTggggtgtttggagaaggaaaGATGGAAACTTTTTTGGTCCCAAAGGCCTGAAATTTGCTTTCTTGGACTGCCCGGTGGGAGGCGTAGTGGTAAATTTAGCTGCTTGTCATCATTTGAACGCAAAAACATTCGGCCCATTTTTGCTGCTTCTTCTGATCTCTCATCATCAGCTTCAAACTCTCAG ACAGAGTTTCAATGTGAAGAAATGGAGTCCACCTCCACAG ATGATTTCAAAACTGCCCGCGTAAAATTTCAATTACAAAGACAGTGCTCGTTTGGCCAGCACTTTTGGGTAGTTGGTGATGATCCCATATTGGGTTCATGGGATCCATCAAATGCAGTGCCGCTCACCTGGTCAGACGGGCATGTTTGGACTGTTGAGATG GATTTTCCGTGTGGGAAATCTATCAACTACAAATTCATACTGAAAGGAGCTGGTAATGCTATCTTGTGGCAACCTGGCCCTGATAGGGTTCTAGATGTATGGGAAACAAGCAACACGGTAACAGTTTGTGAAGATTGGGATAATATTGAACTTCGGAAGATTATGGAGGAGGAACTCTTAGCTGGGGAACGAGGAGAATCTCCAACTGATACAGAAGTGCTGATAGCTGAGAATTCGATTCAGGAAAGGATAGACACAGATGCTAATGCAAATGAACCTGTTCAGATAGTTGCGGAAAATATAACTGGTGCTGATGAGGATGTTAATGCTAGTAATGCATCTGGTTCGAGTTCGAATGATGCCACTTATATAGAAGAGACTGTGACATCAGGACCGACTGATTTTGGCAAAAGCGGGACAGCAGTGCACGGTGGGAATTTAAGTTCAAACGGTGAAGCAcgtttagattttgatgaaggGCTCGCTATTTTGGTTCCTGGCTTGCATCAAGTTTTATCGGTGGAGACTGAAGCAATGCCATCAAACGAAATTCAGGTGGAAACTGTTGCTGAAAATTCGCTTGGCCCCCGTGAAGCTGAGGAGTTCAAGTTGCAAGAGGAGCGCTTAGAGGTAACTgctaatatttga